tttattgcctaatatatattttttcaatatcTGACGTGCATATCTAAATGATAGACGCAACTGTACTCCGATTTTTTATTCCGTCTATAAagttttagatggaataattaattatgcaggaatgaaattgatattttaatatttaagacttaagatcgatttatcgattttattaggaaaataatcaagtttgattggatatcgtttccaaatttgaatgatGGATAATATGTTTGGTGATCGTGAATAatttggtgcttatcttttattcactttatttatcccaaaaatacacaaaaaaaaaaaaaattgcattttgcatttcatgtattttagatagattgcatcttatGTTAGAGACtgttaggttaagataatatcttagtttaaattaggatttagtctaATCCGATCCTTAATATCAGCTGGATAAAATCTTAATCTAGATAGtcaattttttgcatttttcttaatttcgaatttcatgaaaaataaaaaataaaatgtcttAGGATAGATTAGTTTCAATTTCTAGGAAATATTGCATTTTTACAATAGAAATCATGCAGATGTCATGTACGATTAGGTTAATGAAATTCCCCTCAtctagtgatttttgttaggttaatttaattagaaattgctcgtcattagaataaagtcatttggttaatttagattgcacatttaattattgcatttctttagagattactttactcatgtcatatagtttaagtcATATTTTTATGCCatgtcatttcatgttagattagtaacatcgcattgcatatagattaggTTCTAAttgaattaagtgaaaacaaaaagaaattgcatgttaattagaaatcatatctagggttgatgatgtgaattctgatctaacgacccagatgctttcgttgctacgaggtaagtctcgtaatttatttattgctttattcggtgttaaattggtgatttgcgcactcgtatgatcacctcacatgttagggaaataaatttaaaatcaatccaagctgcctgcaaaaacctttttgaaaataaaaagagaaaggcaTTGAAAGGGCATTATAAAAgtttagtgtaaccaagtccctgtaTCCAAAGTCTCTGGTttgtaaaagtaaaataatcctcacattattttacttaggtgtctaatcgatctaccgtaaactgattagtagcaactcctagataaaatccatttgtatgttaagaaatttgaacttaattcgcgaattggtataggcttgggagagctcaagtcaagtctaggcttaacaatcaattagccaaaccctaggtagtTCGCAACCGAAAATTAGGTTGCGAcaaatggttagtgtaattagtaaGGAAATAGGTTCTtgtatttattgtattttttaaaatattttccgtaattatttaattaattatatatttttcagaaatgaggctgggatagtcgacgaccaaaattttatgctatttattgtggtgcagtctgtttatttatttgaactctaatttgtgctgaattgatttaattgtgtttttaggattttattcctaaattaatcaattttgataattgattggaaattatcgagcgtcggtttacaacgccaaaaatattttggtggaccatatAAGTGGTGGGATTTTCAAGGGTGAAAATACTATATTTTAGCTAAGGCCAATCGTGTACTAATACATGGCTATTTTTAtcaggtatgataaaaatgatgaattgttATATGGTGAGAATGGTATACTATCTTGGCCTAGGGGCCATAATTTATCAGTTTTAGGCGAGCATATAGATAGTATAccatattatcagctttgggtgagcatgtATAGTATACTAGATTGGCCTGGGGGCCCTAATccatcagctttgggcgagcatatatacagtatactatattatcaaCTTTGGGCAAGCTATACTGTCTATTTTCAGCTTTGAGTGAGCAGTCCTAGACTAaggtcggactttatagatagtattgaatataCCGACCAGGGAAAGATCGCGGtaacatgtaattgactgaGTCGATTAATCGATAATTCGATCTGATTGGGTAATGTGATGTGATTTGAGGTATctgtaaatgatattaatttgCAGGGtagaactgaggccaaggtaagtcctctgactcgtgttatGCTTAGGCAATCTCTAAAGTGTATTGTTTttctaatcgggtcttagggggtagaactcgctgagacattgtctcattggttattgtataaccatttttaggCCCCTAGTTGACGGCGATGGGGGACCCGAGGCCCGAAGTTCAGAAGGTGAAGCCCGAAGAATCGGCGAGCATGTCTGACTAGCTAGTCCTTTGACATTTCTCTTATGTTGAAAGCCGATTCTTTTTTATAGGCTTCTGtgtataaacctatgtgtttataaaaaggtttttttttttttgcgaaaaattggtcctacttttctatcacattattttattgtttgggttatatgcttctgcatgcgtattaaaataaaaaggatcgGCAATAAGttctgggacgtcgctattaatcgaccaaggtgagggatgggcacgtgcttggGGGATCGAGTCGTGACACTGACCATAGTGACTGCTAATGGCCAAAGGCGAGCCCCCGCACTCGTTGATCTAGCAAGTGGCAAGCTTCAGCCTTTCTATGACTAATAGTTGGTCATtgccgaagaagaaagaaaaaaaaaggaaatatagaaaaaaagaaaaagaaataatttgaactttttagaaaagaaaataagaaaaaaaaaaagaaagaaagaagagagggcTAGCTAGCTACACGTATGAGATAAAAGAGATtgagtaaggaaaatgttttcccttatttgaaaagcggaaaatattttttttccctatttagaaggctttttatgtcaatggaaaatattttctctaactAATTCGTTTTTTATTGAAcgaatattgaaaaatttggaaattatcgttttggaagttattttctaCAAAATGAATGGATGCTAGAATTCAATTGTAATAacaattttataaaagaaaatgactaaTTACCAGatccatttttgttctttcgtTTTGGTTTTAACTTGATACAACCAACTCTCTATCCTGAGCAAGACCTTAAAAGGTCTAAGAGTCGGACCGAAGGGAGAACTACTCTGAGGTGGGAGACCCCTCTGGCTTTGGCTCGTATTCCCCTCTTCTCGGGAAGAAAAACTTGGGAAGATGCATGGGGAGTCTGGTGCCATGTTCCCCAAGGCATTGTATCAGGAGAATACAGGCAGCCTGCCACCATTGTATATCAAGTGGACAGGCGCTGGGGAAGCCAGGCTGGAGGGGCTAGACCCCTCTCGAGTGGTTGTGGAGCTGAGCTGGAGGACAATCTCCAAAATCCAAAGGCTCAGTAAGGAAACAACCACCCGCCCCAATTTTCTGGAGATTGGAGCTGGACGCATAAGCAACGGTACATGTTTTTAATCTTTCTTGTACAGCTAAAAGAGGACGATCATGTCTCGCCTCAAGATTGAGAATATTCGATTGGAGATGCCTCGCCGGAGATACGCCATAATCACCGGCAGCAATTTCTCGCACCAAGTTCTCTTACGTGGAGCGTTCAGACTAAAAGATTACCAAGTTTACATATCTTATTCcgtggaaaaagaagaaaaaaaccattAACTGAATGATGGGATCACCTGTAAAATCTCCCAATTACGCCCATGTAGAGGAAAAATCGCATCCGTAACAAAATGCTAAAAAGAGCACGCCTCCCCGGCCTTATAAAATCAGTTCTTGGGTGAAACCGGTTTGGGACAGATTTGAAAACCGGTTCTCAATTGAAACCGGTTTAATAAGTTCAAGCAAAGCACTAAAATGTCTTGAATTTAGAACACCTTCTACTTTCTGCTTCACGCTCCCAGATTTGgcctctctctcgtctctccaGCGGCGCCCCtcgtttttttctctctctggtCTCGCCTGCGTCGCCGCCTCGTCTagtctctctctcgatctcacGGACCGCGGCCTCACCTTTGTCGGCCTGCCGTCAATCAGCCCACTAGGTACTCTCTCTTTATGTCAGTTTCGTTTTCGATTACTTCATGGAATGTTTTGATTCCGGCGTGCTgtaattttgatttcttcagCAGTTCGCCATCACCGATTGATGGCTGTGAGTCGTGACTAACCGCACCCAcccccgtttttttttttttttttcttttgttgatgtcTTGCCTCAAGCAAGGTCATTGACAATTTTCGTTCAGCTCAATTCTGTCTCAAGTCCAGTTAGCTACGTGCGATGGCGTCCTCCACTGACACATCAGGAATGGAATTCGAGGTGTTCCTGAGTTTTAGGGTCCTGACACTCGGATTGGCTTTACTAGTTTCCTCTATCATGATATGGTTGAGAAAGGAATCCGTGTCTTTAGAGATGACAAAGAGCTCAACGTCGGTGAGAAGATTGAGGAGCTTTTCAAAGCCCTCAACGACTCTCAAATCtacatccccatcttctctGAGGACTTTGCTTCCAGTCCATGGTGTCTCCGTGAGGTTGTTCAAATGATAGATTGTGCTAAAAATTCAAATGGGAAGAAGGAGATCCTTCCCATTTTCTTAGTGAAGCCGGAGGATGTCAAGAGCAGTACTGGATCGTACAGTAATGCCCTGTCTAAGCTTGAGAAGGAGAAGGCGAAGTATGGCGATGAGGAGGAGAAGTTGAAGTATGACCCCGATGAGGTGAAGAGCTGGAGAGATGCTCTTCGTGAGGTTGCATCTAGAGTTGGTTGGAAGCTGGAAGGACTAGAGTAAGTTTCCACAACTTTTTCgtgtaattaattttaatataatctgtcaaagaattttttatttaggatAAACTCTAATCGATCACGTTATACATCTAAAGATATCAATAGTCTCTGTGCTTTTACCTTATGTTCAATCTTCGTCCTctgagaaattaatttctctgTAAGTTGATAAAAGTTGGGGTAAATGTTATGTCATCGTCAAGTTGCTGCTGAATGATAAGCTGGCATCCTGTTTGGTCGTCAAAAACCTTAAAACAAATTTATAtagcaaaataaatatttttgaacaatttagaaaaaaaaggtaaagtagaaacaacaaaaagacaAGTATTAATGCTTATTAAGTGTAGATCAAACAGACTGATTTTGTACTACAAGCGTAGGAACTAATTATATATCTGATCAATCTCAAAATATTTCCTGTAcattaaaaataactaaaacTTATTTTTCTCCTGCGGTATCCTTCATTCAAACGACAAAGATATCCAttcattattttctcttgttttttctccTGTGGTATCCTTCCGAATCATTTCCATTTCCTCTTGCTCACTGCATCCAATCTAAGTGTTGGTTTTGAACCCAATTAACGAGAGTCTGGGCAGTATCCGAACTGAGTGATAGTGTTTAACCCAATCAATGCAATCAGGGCACCAGCCACGGTAGCTAATTCGATCACTTAATaatctagataattttcactaTAACTTGAGATTGTTATGTTTAAATCAATTCAgatttgttatttgaaaaaCTGCCACAGTTTGTAAAGTGGTCTTAACATGTTTAGCTTATCTTATTCAAACAGCATATGCTTAAAGTTAGGAATAGTATGTTGTCGTCATTTTCTCAGTCTGAATTTGTCCACCATCGCTGTCTGGCAGGTATGGGGAACTCATAAAATTGATTGTTCAAGAGGTTCTACTTAAGCTGAAGGCAAAGAACAGATATCTTCCCGACAATCTAGTTGAaatggatgatgaaaatgataTAGAGGAATTGTTGAAAGTGGACTCAGTTGATGATGTACGTTTTGTTATAATCTATGGGACGGGAGGTATTGGTAAAACCACTCTTGCTAGCGTTATCTTCAACCGATTTTGGTCTAAATTTGATTACTATAGTTTCCTTGATGATGTCCAAGACTCGTCGCAAGGTCAACATCTTCTACACAAGCAAAAGAAACTGTTATCCGATACATTGGGCTCAACCTCTGCTGACGAAATCCAAGACACCAACGAGGGGATTGATCGAATAAGCAGAGGACTTCACAACAAAAAAGTGTTGGTTGTTGTCGATAATGTGAACAAGGAGGAGCAACTCAATAAACTTGCGGGGAGCTACAAATGGTTCGGTCCTGGAAGCAGGATCATAGTCACACTTAGGGACAGAAGGACCATATTAAATTGGACAAGACTAGAAAATGACAAGCAAACACAACCTAGGCGTTACATAGAGTACCCAGTAAAGGAGATGCCTATGGAGCAAGCTATTAAGCTTTTCAGCAAGCATGCCTTTAGAAGAGATACTCCTCCGGAAGATTGGTGCAATTTCTCATTTGAAGTCGTTTCACACATTGGAAGGCTACCTTTGACTTTGGGAGTCGTGGGTTCTCTTTTCGCCAACACGGTCAAATCGAAGTGGGACGAGACATTGAAGGACTTAAAGCAAGTCCCATGTAAGGAAGTCCGAGAAACACTGATGATAAGTGTCAACAAATTGGACGCCCGGGAAAAACAAATATTCATAGACATAGCATGTTTTTGCATTGGGGAGAATGAGAAATATGCGTATTACATGTGGGATGATTGCAAATTTTATCCACACAGCGCAATTAATGACCTTCTCCTCATGTCGTTGATAAAGATCAATGAGCACAATAATAcattatggatgcatgatgaagtTCGAGATCTAGGAAGGTACATTGCCAACAAAGAGAATCTCGAAGATGCTGGAAATTGCCATTGTCTGGTGATTGACAAGAATAATTTAGACATACTGGGAGGGACGAGGTAAAGTTATCAAGAGTAGAACATATAATCAATCCAACAAAATCTTTCCTCGTGTGTTTTAAAAACGAGTATTGGTTGATGGCCTGCgctattttgtaatttatagAGAAATAGAATGCTGACTCTATATAAACAACCAAAGTATATGTTTGCACGCCATACCTACGTAAAACGAGAAGAAAGTTAATGCGCCGTTTGCTCTGGTgaaattcttccttttttgtccaGTGAGAATGAAAATGAGCTATGTTTCATTGAAAGTGTTTAGTCTGTGAAAATACAGAGCAATCAACACCAAATGGACCTTTTAAACATGCTCGGTTTGTCTTATTTTCAAGCTGAGAAGCACAAAAGTAATTAGTTTGGGCTCGAGTAACATTGATATTATTGACTACTTACATTGGTTTTTTGCTTCCTGTGCTGCCCACTCATCTTCATTCTTTGCTGCTGCTGGCAGGAAAAAAGGAGATGTACGAGCACTCACTTTGGTGATCCCTCATGACTTAACACCTGAAGACATAGCCTATTTGCCAAAGCTGAGGTTCCTTAGAGGggacaaaataaattttgtagGTGACTTCAAAAATCGTCTTCGTAATCtgagatggctttcttggcaatCTTGCCCATTGGATTTTTTAGCAACGAATCTTCACTTGGTGAATTTGGTTGTGCTTGACCTCTCACGGAGCAATGTCACCCACAAGTGGGGTGGATGGAGGCATATTGAGGTACTAACCCACCTCACTTATGTTGGCTtcgaattttattaattgaCCTTCATGAGCTAGTTGTATGCTATTGTATTCACGTACTTTCTTTGGCGTGGaattgtcctttttttctcattgcAGATGGCAAAAAAGTTGAAAGTACTAGATTTGTCGTGCTGCTTTTTCTTAACCAAGACGCCCAACATTTCTGAGTTTGGCAAGTTGGAGAAATTGATTCTTAAGAATTGTTTGAATTTGCATACGATTGATAGCTCAATCGGTAAGGTAAAACTGCTAAATACTTTGGATATCGAGGGATGCCAATCCCTCGAAGGGTTGCCCAAGGAAATCGGTTCTCTAGAACGCTTGTCGGAGATTGTCATTGCTGACATCAGGGATCCGATCCAGTTTCAGCTTCCAGAGACACTAGGCAATCTAAAATCTTTAATGAAGTTAATAGTTCGATGTAATATCAACCAACTTCCTCACTCTAGTGAAAGGTTGAATCTCACGCATTCGACTATTTTTAGATGCAAGAATCTACATAAGTTTCTGAATTCTATTGGAGAACTAGAATTATTGGTCGAGTTGGATTTAAGTTCATGCGGTGATCTACACGAGCTTCCGAACTCCATTGGCAAACTAGAATCATTGGTCCGATTGAGTTTAAATAACTTGGAGTTCTCCATTCTTCCCAATTCCATTGGAACGTTAAAGAAACTCAAGCATTTACGTTTATCTAGATGCAAGAATCTATGTGAGCTTCCGAACTCTATTGGGGAGCTAGAATCGTTGATGAACTTGGATTTAGATTTTTTAGGGATCTCCGTTCTTCCTGATTCCATTAAAAGGTTAAAGAAGCTTGAGTATTTGCTTTTATCTAGATGCAATAATCTAAATGAGCTTCCAGAATCTATTGGGGAGCTAGAATCATTGGttaagttaaatttaaatttgtcaaGGATTTCTGTTCTTCctaattccattggaaggttaaagaatctcaagtatttgtttttatataaatgCGAGAATCTACAAAATCTTCCGAATTCTATTGGAGAACTAGAATCATTGTTCGAGTGGGATTTAAGTTCATGCAGTGATCTACACGAGCTTCCAAACTCCATTGGCAAACTAGAATCATTGGTCCAGTTGAGTTTAAATAACTCGGAGATCTCCATTCTTCCCAATTCCATTGGAACGTTAAAGAAACTCAAGTATTTGCTTTTGTCTGGATGCAAGAATCTATGTGAGCTTCCAAACTCTATTGGGGAGCTAGAATCATTGGTGAACTTGGATTTAGATTTTTCAGGGATCTCTGTTCTTCCTGATTCCATTAAAAGGTTAAAGAACCTCAAGCATTTGATTTTATCTAAATGCAAGAATCTATATGAGCTTCCGGACTCTATTTGGGAGCTAGAATCATCAATCAAGTTGGATTTAAAACTCTCCCCGTGCTCCATTATTCGTGATTCCATTGGACAGTTAATGAATTTTACacatttgtctttttctgaaTGCGGAAATCTACTTGAACTTGTGCACTCTGGGGAACAAGAAACATTAGTCAAGTTGGATTTTAAACTCTTGGAGATCTCCACTTTCCTAAAGTCCATTAGAAGTTTTACGAGTTTCACACATTTGTCTCTTTCTAGATGCAAGAATCTATATGAACTTCCGGACTCTGTTGGGCAAATGAAGATACTAAAAGTCTTAAAGGTGGCATACACTAAGATACGCACCATACCTAAAGCTCTTGGAGGGGTGGAGACGCTAGAAGAGCTTGATGCCTCATTTTGTCTGCATCTCAAGGATGAAATCCTGTGGGAAACGTTGAGCCTGACCCGTCTGAGAATCTTGAACTTATATAGGAGCCCAATCTCTATAATTCCAAGAAACATCAATGATTTCTCTAGTCTCCAAACGCTTAAAATTGCAAGCCACCGGCTTTCCCCGTTGCCAGAACTTCCCTCACATTTGAAATGCCTGGTGGTTGAAGCTGCTGAATTTCCTGTTCTTCCCGATCTCTCGAGCCTAATTCATTTACATCATCTCGAAGTGCGTAAAGAACAATGTATGACATTTCGGATGCCAAACGAGGTTACCTCGCCTTGGAAGGATGTGCACTCCATCAATCGGCTTCCACCTAGCTTATCAACCTTGAAACTTCACACTATCCTACAATTGCCAGATTTCTGTGACTTCCAAAGCTTGTTGGTTCTCTCAATAAGTGGATGTCTAACACCACGCATGCCTGATCTATTGCGCTTGAAAAGGCTACAAGAGTTACGACTCAGTGACTTTCCCGAACTAGCGGAGATTCCAGGTTTGGGGGAACTAGAATCACTTATGTTTCTGCACATTTCCATGTGTAATGTGATCAAACTATTGCCTAACCTAtcaaagttgaaaaatttaCGGAATCTTGAGCTAAAACATTGTGCAAAATTGAGAGCTGTCGAAGGCTTGAAAGAATTGAATTCTTTGACAAAAGCGGAGATCAAATATTGCGTGTCCTTGGAAAAGTTGCCCGATGTGCCAGAATTCACCGAGTTAAAGACTGATAGTATGGCGCCAGAAGCTGAAGGACGCACCATTCGTTCTACCGTGCTGGGGAAGCGATTGCAACTTTGGGGTTTGGAGGACGAATGTGCTTTGAAGGAGAATGCATCATCCCAAAAGTGCAGGAACTTCTGATTAGAGCACATCATGTCCGGGGTTTGAGCCAGTGCAGTACTAATGTGAGGTAGCTTTGAACTCCTTCCAGATTTTCTTTGCACCATAGATATAGGTATGAATACTGGCATCGAAATTCTCAGGTGCGTCTTGATTACATCAGAGGA
This region of Eucalyptus grandis isolate ANBG69807.140 chromosome 8, ASM1654582v1, whole genome shotgun sequence genomic DNA includes:
- the LOC120287579 gene encoding TMV resistance protein N-like, whose protein sequence is MVEKGIRVFRDDKELNVGEKIEELFKALNDSQIYIPIFSEDFASSPWCLREVVQMIDCAKNSNGKKEILPIFLVKPEDVKSSTGSYSNALSKLEKEKAKYGDEEEKLKYDPDEVKSWRDALREVASRVGWKLEGLE